In Gossypium arboreum isolate Shixiya-1 chromosome 5, ASM2569848v2, whole genome shotgun sequence, a single genomic region encodes these proteins:
- the LOC108450152 gene encoding RNA-binding protein 2, with protein MADGYWNRRQPNPPMLSSGGMLKRPRTDYDAPPFGPRSALEMPSYLARDDDHGGHLSVRDTNSIGSAYDRYLQSAKLSSFTSGEASAFGGSGRAVGGAMPVHPIADPPLMGRLGSAAPDLSPNGHNIGYSGQHPVDAIARPGRDTVPLPPDASNTLYVEGFPPDSTRREVAHIFRPFVGYKEVRLVSKEPRQRGGDPILLCFVDFSSPACAATAMSALQGYKMDEHDPDSNYLRLQFSRYPGPRSGPGTRGRSLDIRHHSS; from the exons ATGGCAGATGGTTACTGGAATCGGCGACAGCCAAATCCTCCGATGCTCTCTTCTGGTGGGATGCTTAAACGACCACGTACTGATTACG ATGCTCCGCCCTTTGGACCACGTTCAGCCCTTGAGATGCCTAGTTATTTGGCAAGAGATGATGATCATGGTGGACATCTGTCTGTGAGGGATACAAACTCTATTGGATCAGCATATGATCGTTATCTCCAGAGTGCA AAACTTTCTTCTTTTACTTCTGGAGAAGCTAGTGCATTTGGTGGGTCAGGAAGGGCTGTTGGTGGTGCAATGCCTGTTCATCCAATAGCTGATCCTCCCCTGATGGGTCGTCTTGGATCTGCTGCTCCAGATCTGTCACCAAATGGTCATAATATCGGTTATAGTGGTCAACATCCAGTGGATGCAATTGCAAGGCCAGGGCGAGATACTGTTCCTCTCCCTCCTGATGCTTCCAATACTCTATATGTTGAGGGATTTCCTCCTGACAGCACAAGGAGGGAAGTAGCTC ATATCTTTCGCCCTTTTGTTGGATATAAAGAAGTACGGTTAGTGAGCAAAGAACCCCGACAG CGTGGTGGAGATCCTATTCTCCTTTGTTTTGTTGATTTTTCAAGTCCTGCCTGTGCAGCAACTGCAATGAGTGCCTTGCAAG GTTATAAAATGGATGAACATGACCCAGATTCTAACTACTTGAGGCTGCAATTTTCTCGGTACCCTGGCCCAAGGTCAGGTCCTGGAACTCGTGGAAGGAG CCTTGACATACGACATCATTCAAGCTAA
- the LOC108450228 gene encoding transcription factor VIP1-like, producing the protein MDQIPPRGVHHRRAHSDTTFRFDDLLLFDPSDLDLSSLDLPASSSNPTPPPVVPVPIYSSDDSSSNGHHPRSSHSNPRQISSHLRSLSVDSDFFDGLGLTGPAVSGGAGDEKFGGKGVAGEKRVHHRNSNSMDGTASFEVESLMAVDGVKKAIAPDRLAELALIDPKRAKRILANRQSAARSKERKIRYTSELERKVQTLQTEATNLSAQVTILQRDTTGLTTENKELKLRLQAMEQQAQLRDALNEALREEVQRLKIQAGQLSAMNGNHFNGGLPQFFSHQPSPHHFGGQQTPQQQQHQQMPESSTNNGHPQPQFMDFNQGA; encoded by the exons ATGGACCAAATACCTCCTCGTGGAGTTCACCACCGACGAGCTCACTCCGACACAACTTTCCGTTTCGATGATCTTCTCCTCTTCGACCCTTCCGACCTCGATCTTTCCTCCCTTGACCTCCCGGCTTCCTCCTCCAATCCCACTCCTCCACCTGTCGTCCCCGTTCCGATCTATTCCTCTGACGATTCTTCCTCCAACGGGCATCATCCTCGCTCCTCCCACAGTAACCCTAGGCAAATCTCTTCCCACCTCCGTAGTCTCTCTGTTGACTCGGATTTTTTCGACGGACTCGGCTTGACTGGACCGGCTGTTTCAGGAGGAGCTGGAGATGAGAAATTTGGCGGGAAAGGAGTGGCGGGAGAGAAGAGAGTTCACCACAGGAATAGTAACTCGATGGATGGTACGGCGTCGTTTGAGGTTGAGTCTTTGATGGCCGTTGACGGTGTTAAGAAGGCTATTGCTCCTGATAGACTCGCCGAGCTTGCTCTTATTGATCCCAAGAGAGCTAAAAG GATTCTGGCTAACAGGCAATCCGCGGCGCGTTCGAAGGAGAGGAAGATTCGATACACCAGTGAGCTGGAGAGGAAAGTTCAGACTCTTCAAACAGAAGCTACCAATCTCTCCGCGCAGGTCACAATATTACAG AGAGACACTACTGGGTTGACTACTGAGAATAAGGAACTCAAACTACGGTTACAGGCCATGGAGCAACAAGCGCAGCTTAGAGATG CTTTAAATGAAGCGTTGAGAGAAGAGGTGCAGCGGCTTAAGATACAAGCCGGTCAACTGTCAGCTATGAATGGAAACCATTTCAATGGCGGACTACCTCAGTTTTTCTCCCACCAACCGTCCCCACATCACTTTGGTGGTCAGCAAACCCCGCAACAGCAGCAGCACCAGCAGATGCCCGAGTCATCCACCAATAACGGACATCCGCAACCTCAGTTTATGGATTTTAACCAGGGAGCCTAG
- the LOC108450170 gene encoding SKP1-interacting partner 15 — protein MEDSPINRLPEDTLHQIFSSLSLRQIMICRSVCKLFNRTLTSSSFIHLISARSHLHLLALRPPHLHHHHHSRHASLHSCIHVYDPDQNQWLRFSLDFLPFRSPHPVASSLGLVYLWADSPDSNKSLIVCNPLTRQYRVLPQLGSAWSRHGSVLVDSRNRVMVLTELAALYFSFSQKTQQWLKFSSNLPSKPRSPIVISNSVFALCDVGSPWRSKWKLFSCAVKNLLNLNLNVMNNNWECLERHEWGDIFDIMKRPRLIPGDGNKILMIGGLKSNYSFNQSCSTILILRLDLETMEWEEATRMPEALHRWFQDSKFKVFGGGNRVCFSGKKVGRLALWDCCKWRWIDGVPGNGDELFRGFTFEARLTAIP, from the coding sequence ATGGAGGATTCGCCGATCAACCGTCTACCCGAAGACACTCTTCATCAGATCTTTTCTTCACTCTCCCTTCGTCAGATCATGATTTGCCGCTCCGTTTGCAAGCTCTTTAACCGAACCTTGACCTCTTCCTCTTTCATTCACCTCATCTCCGCCCGATCCCATCTCCACCTCCTCGCTCTCCGCCCCCCTCACCTCCACCACCATCACCACAGCCGCCACGCCTCCCTCCACTCCTGCATCCACGTGTACGATCCCGATCAGAACCAATGGCTTCGATTCAGTCTCGATTTCCTTCCCTTCCGATCTCCTCACCCTGTCGCCTCTTCACTCGGCCTCGTTTACCTCTGGGCCGACTCACCCGACTCCAACAAGTCACTCATCGTCTGTAACCCCTTGACTCGTCAATACAGAGTCCTCCCTCAACTTGGCTCGGCCTGGTCCCGCCATGGCTCGGTGCTAGTTGACTCAAGGAACCGAGTCATGGTCTTAACAGAACTCGCTGCTCTCTATTTCTCCTTTTCTCAAAAAACCCAGCAATGGCTCAAATTCTCTTCGAATTTGCCTTCGAAACCCCGAAGTCCCATCGTGATTTCCAACTCCGTTTTCGCTCTATGCGACGTCGGATCGCCGTGGAGAAGTAAGTGGAAATTATTCTCTTGCGCTGTCAAAAATTTgttaaacttaaatttaaatGTCATGAACAATAACTGGGAATGTTTAGAAAGGCACGAATGGGGGGACATTTTCGATATCATGAAACGACCGCGTTTAATACCCGGCGATGGGAACAAGATCTTGATGATTGGAGGCTTAAAATCCAATTATTCCTTTAATCAATCTTGTTCGACGATTTTGatattgagattggatttggaaACAATGGAGTGGGAAGAGGCGACTAGGATGCCTGAGGCCCTGCACCGCTGGTTTCAGGATAGTAAATTTAAGGTCTTTGGAGGAGGGAATAGAGTTTGCTTTTCTGGGAAGAAAGTTGGGAGGTTGGCTCTTTGGGATTGCTGCAAATGGCGGTGGATTGATGGGGTTCCCGGAAATGGAGACGAGCTTTTCCGGGGATTTACATTTGAAGCTCGGCTTACTGCAATTCCTTAA